The following is a genomic window from bacterium.
TTAACTACCTCGCCTTGAACCTCTCTTTTCAAAAACTTTTGTGACATTACCAAAAGGTCAGTTTCTTCCACTTTGATTGTATACCTTTTAAGTCCGCTACTGGTTGCCATATCTCTATAAAATCTTTCTTTAAAATTTGCTTTATTCATAAAAGATATTTATGGTAGTTAAGTTTGTTTTCTCCTCTAACAACTCTTCTAATTATTTGAGAAGAATCCTTTTCCACAACAACTTCAATCTCTTGTGCTGAGATATAAGAAGCAAAGATTTTTAGTGCCAACTCATTAGGCATTCCATCTATAACGGCTTTAACTTCGGGGAGAATTGAAGAGTAGACAGTATATTTATCGCACCCTAAATGGTTTATCATCTTTTCATTTTCATCAGCATCTCTTGCAACTATAAGTTTTGTATCTTCTGATACCCTAAAATGTCTGCCCAACTGAAGCAAAACATAGTCCTCATTATATGAGTTAGGTTTATATTTGAACAAATCTTTTAACCTGTTACAGAATCTCTCTTCAGTAAGAAGACAACCACCTGCTGGAGTTTGAAAAAATTTCAACCCTTTTTCTTTAGCTATTTTCAATTGCAAAACTCGTTGTTTCCCTTCAATAGATAAAAGTTTGTTCCGGTCAATTAACCCGTTTATCTCCATTTGAGTTTCTGGTAGAAGTTGAGCAGATAACGGTCTTAAAAGTTTACCCTCGAGACCTAAATCTCTTTCAATTATCCTTAAAGCTTCTTTTGTTTGTGATTTTTTCCTCTGCCCAACAACTTCACCAGTAAAAACAAAGTCTGCCCCTTCTTCATCCATAATCTTTTTTGCTTTCGAAAGCATATATATATGGCAATCTATACAAGGGTTGATATTTTTTCCATAACCATATTTAGGATTTTTAACAAGTTCTATATATTCTTCATCAGATTTAAGTATCCTTAAATCAAATTCTAATGATTCAGAAATATATTTTAATGTCGTTAATGTCTTACTACCAAGCCCAGAAACAAACGGTGTAAGAATATGGACTCCAATAATATCATACCCTTCTTCTTTAACAATAGCCGCAGAAACGACGCTATCAAGACCAGCAGATATCAATCCTACAGCTTTTCTATTTTTTTTCATCCACATATTATAACATATCTTAAACCTTTTGACCTGTTGCTCATTCTGGTATATAATTTAACCTCAAATAGTTTTAGTTTTTTGCTTAAATAATTCTTTTAATAATATAGCAATCTCGCCGAAGGCGGAAAAGGAATATACTCGTTTTTGCCCTCTACCCTTGGGGAGGGGTAGTTAGCAGGCTAAGGAAAAATGAAAGGCGTAACGATAAAAAATTAGACTACCCCTGTATGTCATTCCGGACTTGATCCGGAATCTCGTTTTTCACGTTGTGCCTTTTACCAAAGTGGGTTAGGTTAGAGATCCTGAAACAAGTTCAGGATAACAAACTGGGGCGTTCTGGCGGCAAAAAGGCAAGGATAAGAGCATAAAAGAAAAGCGTAATAATAAATGAGGAAAAAAATGAAATATATGTGGGAAGGAAGATTTGAAAAGAAAGTAAGAGACGATGTAATAGATTTTACTTCTTCACTTGAGTTAGATAAACATCTTGCTTTTTATGATATAAAGGGGAGCATCGCACACTGTAAAATGCTCAATAAAGCCAATATACTTACATCTGAAGAATCAAAAACAATAATAGAAGGGTTAAACCTTGTAGAAAAAGAACTCCGTGAAGGAAAATTTGTTTTTCAACAATCAGATGAAGATATCCACACAGCAATTGAAAGACGGCTCGTCGAACTTGTTGGGAAAGCTGGAGAAAAACTTCATACTGCACGTTCAAGAAATGACCAGATTGTTCTTGATGAAAAACTTTTCACGAAAGATATTATTCTTGCTATCATTTCAGAAATAGAGGTTTTACAGAAATCCCTTCTCAGTAAAGCGGAAGAAATGTTTCCCGCAATTATGTCAGCATATACACACTTACAACAAAGCCAACCAGTACTTCTTTCACACTACCTTCTTGCTTATATAGAAATGTTGGAAAGAGATAAAAATAGGTTAAAAGATTCTTTGAAGAGAGTAGATATTCTCCCTTCAGGAGCATGTGCTTGTTGCGGAACTTCTCTTAATATCGACAGAAACTATATGGCAGAACTTCTTGGGTTTTCTAATGTTTCAAAAAACAGTCTTGATACTGTTTCAGATAGAGATTTTCTTGCTGAACCTATTAGCGATTGCGCTATATTGATGGTTCACTTATCAAGATTTGCTGAAGATATGATTATATGGAACACATCAGAGTTTGCGTTTATAGAACTGCCAGACGAATACTGTACAGGTTCAAGCATAATGCCTCAGAAAAAAAACCCCGATGTACTTGAACTAATAAGAGGTAAAGCATCGTCTTGTATTGCTTCTATTACTGGGATACTTTCTCTACAAAAAGGTCTACCGTTATCATACAACAGAGACCTACAAGAAGATAAAAAGTTTTTTATCCAAAGTCTTACAGAAACATTGTATTCAGTAAAACTACTTTCTGGCGTTGTGTTAGGCACAATATTTAAAAAGGACCGGCTTATATCTTCTATTACCGAATTTACTTTAACAACCGATATAGCTGAGTATCTTGTCAAAAAAAATGTCCCTTTTAGAGAAGCACATAGAATCTGCGGTAAGATAGTACGTTACTGTATAAGTGAGAAGAAAACTTTTGACTCACTAACCAAAAACGAATGGGAAGAGTTTTCACCCAATTTTTCTGATGATATAATAAACATTTTAAATTATGACACCTCAGTCAACTCCAAAAACTCTTACGGTGGAACTTCACCTAAACTTGTTCAAAAGGAAATAGAAATATGGAAAAAAAAGATATTAAAATAATTTTTGAAGATTTTTTTGATTACAAAAAAAACATTTTATATGCTGAAGACGTTAGTTTAAAAACAATTGCAACTGAATACGGAACTCCTTCTTTTGTGTATAGCAAAAACTATCTTCTATCACAAATCAGAAGATTTAAAAATGCTTTTTCAGGAGCAAACTCTCTTATATGTTATTCTGTAAAAGCAAATTCAAACCTAAACATACTAAAAATGATGGAAAAAGAAGGCTACGGGGCAGATGTAGTATCAGAAGGAGAGTTAAGGGGCGCTATACTTGCAGGGTTTACTCCTGATAAAATAGTTTTTGCAGGAGTAGGGAAAAGTGAAGAAGAGATCTCTTATGGCATAAAAAACAATATAAACTGTTTTAATATAGAGAATCAAGAAGAACTCGCTTTAATAGAAAAATATGGAAAGAAGTTTAACCAGAAAGTTGTATGCAACCTTAGACTAAATTTGGATATAGATGTTGATACTCACGAATATGTAAAAACATCAAAAAACGAAACAAAGTTTGGTATAGACTTACCGTTAGCTGAAAAGATTATAAAAGAGAGAAAAAAGTATAAATATGCACAAATATTAGGATTTCATCTACACCTTGGTTCTCAACTTAAAGATGTTACGCCTTATACCTCTGCTTTAAAAAAGGTTAAGATATTTTCCGAGAAAGTAAAGTTCCAACCTAAAATAATTGATATTGGTGGAGGTTTTGGTATACCTTACTCTAACAAAGATATAGTAACAGAGATTGAGGAGTTTGGTAATGTAATAACACCAATTATCAACTCAATGAAGATAGAATCGCTTATCCTTGAACCGGGTAGGTTTATTGTTGGTAACACGGCAGTTCTTCTAACAAAAGTTTTATACGTAAAAAAGAGAGACAAGAAGAATTTTGTTATTGTAGACGCTGCTATGAATGACCTTATCAGACCATCTATTTATGGTAGTTACCACTCTATTTTCCCTATATTGGCTAAAAAGAACAGTATGAGAGCAGATATAGTAGGACCTATCTGCGAATCAGGAGATTTTCTTGGTAAAGATATAGATATTCCTTCTGATATAAAAGCAGGCGACCTTATAGCTGTTGCAAGTGCAGGAGCATACTCTTTTACTATGTCTTCAAATTACAATAGCAGGTTAAAACCTTGCGAAATCTTGGTAGATAACAAAAAAGCCAGTATCATTAGGAAGAGAGAAACTTATAAAGATTTATGGAAAAGATAGTTTTGAAAAATTGTTACTTTCATAAATTTTTCTGTTTCCATCTATTATGAAAGCTCCAATATTATTTACTTTCTGGATAGTCTGAAGACTTTTTTTTGCCCCAAGAACAAAGAAAGCAGTTGCAAACCCATCTGCAGTTGCACAATCAGAAGCAACAACTGTTACGCTTAAAGGAAACCCCTGAACAGTTTTACCAGTTAAAGGGTTTATAATATGCCCGTATTTTTTACCTTTAATAGAGTAGAACCTTTCATAAGTACCAGATGTTGCAATAGCAGAATTTTTTATTCCAACCCTTCTTAGTATATATCTTTTTCTTAATGGATGTTGTATCCCAATCTGCCAATCTTTTCCTTTTAAGTTTTTCCCAAAAGCAAATATATCGCCTCCAGCATTAACCATACCGTTCTTTACGCCTTCTTTTTTAAGAAACTCTACAACCTTATCAACCATATATCCTTTTGCTATCCCTCCAAGGTCTATCTCAAAATTTTTAGGCATCTCCACAACGTTTCCTTTTAAAACAATTTTTTCCCAACCAACAGATTTCAGGGTCTCTTCAATTTCATTTTTTGTTGGGGCACTATTTCGTTTTTCAGCTTTCTTATAAATTTTAATCAATGGTTTACAGGTTATATCAAAAGCTCCATTTGTAATACTGCTTATATAAAAAGATTTTTTAAGCAGGTAAATTGTATCATCAGAAACCTTTAATTTTTTTAGTCTATTAAGTTGGCTGATTTCACTATCTTTATCATAAATAGAAAAGATTTTTTCTATCCTTTTCATTTCAATAAAAGCTTCATCTAAAACCTTTTCATTTTCTTTTATAGGTTCAATAGTGATTTTGACAAAAGTTCCAGCAACTATCTCTTGCTGAGATACATAGGTTTTTCCATAAACAACAGGTACTATAAAGAAAGTTGTAAGTAGAAACAATATAGTTAGTTTTATTTGAGTTTTTAACATTGTTATACTATTGTTTTATTTCAAAATTCTCTCGTTAAGTATTGATAACACAGAAACTATATCTCTTTTTTGTAAACAATGCTCAAGGTTGGAACTTCTCAACTCTTTAGCGAGTTTTATAAAATTAATCGTATTGTTTACTGAACATTCTAACGCTTTAACTCCATTTTCCCTATACGGAAAAACATCCATCAGATACCAACCATCATAGTTACAAACATCTAGCCAATAACAGAACTCAAGAGTTTCCCAAAATGAAACACTTCCAACTATAAGGTCGTGGTCAAAATCTCTATAATTATCGTTAAGGTGCACTTCAAAGAGTTTATCTTCATTTGCAAGAAGAACCACTGATTCAGCAGGATTTTCACCTGCTACAAGACTATGTCCATAGTCAACCACACCTCCAACATTAGGTAAATCGATAGATTTTAATAGGTATAACAGTATCCCTACATTTCTTATAAAAAGATTTGTACGTGGTTCCTTTGGCTTATATTCAATACCTATCTTAACATCTTTCCTATACTCGCCTATCTCTTGCAAAGATTCAACAATATACCCCCAAGACTTTTTGTAGTCTGCTTGAAAAGGATAGTCAAACCCATCTTGCCCAGGCCAAATCAGAACACTTTCAGCTCCCATTAAAACCGAAACATCTATTGTTTCTTTGAGAACTCTTATAGATTCCCTTCTTATACCTAAGTCTGGTGAAGAGATACTACCCTGTTTCCATCTTTTGTCTGGGTATATACCTGCCTCTACAGTACATAAAACCTTACCTTCTTTTTCGCAGGCAGATTTTATGTCAGGTATATCTTCCTTTACAAACTGGTACGGATAATCGAGAGCAATCCCTAATAGCCCTTCAATCTTACCTGCCATCTGTATCTGTTCTACCAAAGAAACTTTTTCTCTATAACCGTCTGTAACAAACCTTTCAACGCAAGGTGAAAAAGGTGAAAATCCGCTTCCAATTTTATATGTTTTCATAAAGCCTCTCTTTTTTTAGTTTTTATCGTTACCGCCCCAATTTTACCATCCTGAACTTGTTTCAGGATCTCTAACTTAACCCACTTTGGTAAAAGGCACAACGTGAAAAACGAGATTCCGGATCAAGTCCGGAATGACATGCAGGGGTTGTCTAATTTTTTATCGTTACGGCTTTCATTTTTTCTTAGCCTGCCAACAGCCACTCACCCTTGATCCTTCTCTCCCTCGGAAATACTCGGGACAAGCCCAAGGGTAGAGGGCAAAGAAGGGGAGTGAGTAGACACCCCATACGTCTTTCTTTTATGCTTTTATCTGCCGCTTTGTGGCATTGCGAGGAATGCCTTCTAATGACGTGGCAACCCTCGTCTTTATCCTTATTATTTTTTGTCGTTAAAAAAGATTTGGCTCATAAACCTTTAGAGCATTTAACCCCAAAATCTTTTCTTTCTGCTCATCTGTGACAGAAGAAAGAATTATTCTTGGCAGATAAGAAGCAGGGTCAAACCAGGGCCAATCTGTTCCAAAAATAATCTTTTCAACACCAACAGAACCTACCAATTCAGGTATAAGATTATAACAGAATATATCGCCAGCTATATCAAGGTACACATTTTCAAACCTTTTTGCTAACTCAACAGCATCCTTTCTTCCGTTACCTCGCCCACCGCTATGCCCCATAACAAAAAAGACCTCTTGATAATTTTCAAGGTACTTGGTAAATAACGATGGTAAAGAAAATTTCTGTTCAGGGTTATCGGTCAAACTCCAGGTATGAGAAAGTATTGGCAACTGGTACTCTTTTGCATAGTTCCACACAGGTAAATATTTTGGGTCATCGGCGTAAGTCTTATGAAAACTTGGATGAATTTTTATTCCTATCAACCCACCGCTTTTTAAACTTTTATCAAGATATTCTAAAGATGCCTGAATATCTGTTGGAGTATACACCCCAAAATAAGGTATTTTACCTCCAGACTCTTGATACGCACTGATAGAACTTTCGTACCCTTCTTTAAAACGGCACAACAACCATTTGTAATGGCAAGAGTAAGCCCGTTTTATCCCATAAGTTTTCATACATAAAAGTAATTGTTGAATATCTTTTTTAGGGACAAAATTATAAGGGTCACACCCCAAATGTAAATGCCCATCTACAATGGTTATTTTATTCATAAAAAGTCACCTTTAATCAACCTTCTTATATTATCACCAGATATACCAGTCTGTTCTATTTCAGAAATATTTTCGTTTAACAATAGACCTATCGGCACTAAAGGGTCATTTACAGGTGCGTAAGAACTAAAAAGTAACCTCTCATAACCAATGTTTTTAATAAAATATTCAAGCAGGCCGGGAGCACCAAGATTAGAGATGTCGGTATACACATTAGAACATTTCTTCATAAGAGGAAGTAACATTCTTGTATGATATATAATTTTTTTTATTTGGGTCTCAAGCACAATTTGAAGTTTTGGAAAAGATGTAGCGAGAAGTTGAATATCAGTAAAAGAGGTTTCTGTATGAAATATAAAGAGAGGTATTTTATTATAAATAAGGGTTTCACATAAAGAGCCTATACACCATTCAACAGGTTTAAACTTGTAAGTTGTTGGATAGATTCTTACACCTCTGACTTTTTCGTTTAAAATCTGGTCTTCAAGAATATTTTTATACCCATCTTTTTCAGGAAAGATTGGAAGCCCTGTAACCACAGCGTACCAGTTGTTCTTGTCTTTAATTGAGTTGATAAGAAACTTGTTACTCTCATCAACAGAATATTTTCCATCTATCCAATGAGAAACAAGAGTCCCTTGAATATTATATTTTTGTTCAATTTCTGTCAGAAGTGGAACGGTACCTTCAGACATAAGAGGAAAAAGAGAAGTTCTGCCAAGCCAAAAACCAACATCAAAAATTTTCATAGAGAAAATCTTTTCAGATAATACTGTTTTTATTAACCTTATATCTCCTACCTTATTTTCCATACTTTAAATCTATTTACAAAAAACTTTTTTTAAGGTATCTGTTAAAGCGTTGAGAACCTCATCACATTCAGTTCTATTTATAATAAGAGGCGGTTTTATCTTTAAAACCTGTTTGCAAGGACCAGCCATACCCAATATTACTCCACGGTTCATCATCTCTTTTCTTATCTCAGCAGCCTCTTCTACAGCAGGTAAAAGAGTTTCATTATCTTTCACAAACTCAATACCTATATGTAGTCCTGCTTGCCTGATATCCCCAATCTGAGGAAAATCTTTCTGTAACAACTCAAGTCCTTCCCTAAGATAGTTACCCATTTTTCTTGTATTTTCAAGTATACCGTTCTGCATCATCTTTATAAGTTTTATAGCGCCCATCTGAGACAGACTATTGTTTGCAAAAGTATGTAGTTCCTCTCCGTCTTGCTGAAAACCTTTTAATTTATCAGATATAATAATTGCAGCCAAAGGTAAACCTCCACCTAACCCTTTACCCAAAACAATAATATCTGGAGTAACCCCAAAATAGTCGGCAGCAAAAAATTCTCCAATTCTGCAGTATGTCTGTATTTCATCAAAAATTAAAGGGATATTATACTTATCACAAATCCTTCTAACCTCTTGCAGGTATTCAACTGGAAGTATCACCTGCCCACCGCTTGCTTGAATAGGTTCAAGAATAAACCCTGCAACATTTCCAGACACACCTTTTTGGATAGTAAGTTCAAGAATTTTAGCACAAGCCAACCCGCACGTAGGTCTCCTTAGCCCAAGAAAACATCTGTAACAGTTTGGGTTAGGAACTCTTATAAAAGGTTTAGTTAAAGATAAAAACCTGCTACCTCCTATAAGATTGCCAGCTGACCTTGTTGACATCCAAGTAGCACCAAGTGAACCCAATGTAGAACCATGGTAAGAATCGTAAAGACACAAAAAATCTCTTGAAGTTTCTGTGTTTTTCATACAAATTTTCATAGCCGCTTCAATCGCAGGTCCACCTCCAACAGTAAAAGAGACCCTGTTTAACCCTGGTGGTGCTATCTCTGAGAGAAGATTTGCAAGATAATACCTTACAGGTGTATGCACTCCTTGGTGTATATGAGACATATTTTTTAGGTGTTCACATAAAATTTCGTTCATCTCTTGGTTTGCGTGACCAAGATACATAGCCCAACTTTGGCTTGTACAATCTATATAAGATTTGTTATCCACATCGTAAACACGGACACCTTTCCCTTTCTTAATAACAGGTATACCCCTTGTGCCACCACCAAGCATAAGGTGTTTTTCATATTTCTTTATAGTTGACTCATCCATACTATATATTTCTGCAAGAAGTTTTTCCATTGACATACCTCCAAAAAAAAATTAAACTATTTGAAGTATTATAAAAAAACATAAAGTTTTTGTCAATCTTTAAACTAAACAAATGTGATCAACTTGTCAAAGGAGAAGAATGAAAAGAATAAAGTATATTTTTATTTTATTGATTTTAATGGTTGTAAGTGCAAAAGGCGATAGTGAATGGAACAAAAAATTACAGAAAAGAAAAGAAACTATCAAAAACGATAAAAGCGTTGTTAGGTACTACACATTTGAAGATGTTATTGATGAGAATAGCGTTATTAAAGACCTTAGTAGCAACCAAGCAGATTTAGTTTTTGTGCCTGTTAAAGCAGGAGATAGGGTGATATCAGACCTAAAGGTAGTTGAAGGTCGTATCCCCGGA
Proteins encoded in this region:
- the lysA gene encoding diaminopimelate decarboxylase, with product MEKKDIKIIFEDFFDYKKNILYAEDVSLKTIATEYGTPSFVYSKNYLLSQIRRFKNAFSGANSLICYSVKANSNLNILKMMEKEGYGADVVSEGELRGAILAGFTPDKIVFAGVGKSEEEISYGIKNNINCFNIENQEELALIEKYGKKFNQKVVCNLRLNLDIDVDTHEYVKTSKNETKFGIDLPLAEKIIKERKKYKYAQILGFHLHLGSQLKDVTPYTSALKKVKIFSEKVKFQPKIIDIGGGFGIPYSNKDIVTEIEEFGNVITPIINSMKIESLILEPGRFIVGNTAVLLTKVLYVKKRDKKNFVIVDAAMNDLIRPSIYGSYHSIFPILAKKNSMRADIVGPICESGDFLGKDIDIPSDIKAGDLIAVASAGAYSFTMSSNYNSRLKPCEILVDNKKASIIRKRETYKDLWKR
- the argH gene encoding argininosuccinate lyase, which translates into the protein MKYMWEGRFEKKVRDDVIDFTSSLELDKHLAFYDIKGSIAHCKMLNKANILTSEESKTIIEGLNLVEKELREGKFVFQQSDEDIHTAIERRLVELVGKAGEKLHTARSRNDQIVLDEKLFTKDIILAIISEIEVLQKSLLSKAEEMFPAIMSAYTHLQQSQPVLLSHYLLAYIEMLERDKNRLKDSLKRVDILPSGACACCGTSLNIDRNYMAELLGFSNVSKNSLDTVSDRDFLAEPISDCAILMVHLSRFAEDMIIWNTSEFAFIELPDEYCTGSSIMPQKKNPDVLELIRGKASSCIASITGILSLQKGLPLSYNRDLQEDKKFFIQSLTETLYSVKLLSGVVLGTIFKKDRLISSITEFTLTTDIAEYLVKKNVPFREAHRICGKIVRYCISEKKTFDSLTKNEWEEFSPNFSDDIINILNYDTSVNSKNSYGGTSPKLVQKEIEIWKKKILK
- a CDS encoding tRNA 4-thiouridine(8) synthase ThiI, which encodes MKKNRKAVGLISAGLDSVVSAAIVKEEGYDIIGVHILTPFVSGLGSKTLTTLKYISESLEFDLRILKSDEEYIELVKNPKYGYGKNINPCIDCHIYMLSKAKKIMDEEGADFVFTGEVVGQRKKSQTKEALRIIERDLGLEGKLLRPLSAQLLPETQMEINGLIDRNKLLSIEGKQRVLQLKIAKEKGLKFFQTPAGGCLLTEERFCNRLKDLFKYKPNSYNEDYVLLQLGRHFRVSEDTKLIVARDADENEKMINHLGCDKYTVYSSILPEVKAVIDGMPNELALKIFASYISAQEIEVVVEKDSSQIIRRVVRGENKLNYHKYLL
- a CDS encoding FAD:protein FMN transferase; this encodes MLKTQIKLTILFLLTTFFIVPVVYGKTYVSQQEIVAGTFVKITIEPIKENEKVLDEAFIEMKRIEKIFSIYDKDSEISQLNRLKKLKVSDDTIYLLKKSFYISSITNGAFDITCKPLIKIYKKAEKRNSAPTKNEIEETLKSVGWEKIVLKGNVVEMPKNFEIDLGGIAKGYMVDKVVEFLKKEGVKNGMVNAGGDIFAFGKNLKGKDWQIGIQHPLRKRYILRRVGIKNSAIATSGTYERFYSIKGKKYGHIINPLTGKTVQGFPLSVTVVASDCATADGFATAFFVLGAKKSLQTIQKVNNIGAFIIDGNRKIYESNNFSKLSFP
- a CDS encoding sugar phosphate isomerase/epimerase; this encodes MKTYKIGSGFSPFSPCVERFVTDGYREKVSLVEQIQMAGKIEGLLGIALDYPYQFVKEDIPDIKSACEKEGKVLCTVEAGIYPDKRWKQGSISSPDLGIRRESIRVLKETIDVSVLMGAESVLIWPGQDGFDYPFQADYKKSWGYIVESLQEIGEYRKDVKIGIEYKPKEPRTNLFIRNVGILLYLLKSIDLPNVGGVVDYGHSLVAGENPAESVVLLANEDKLFEVHLNDNYRDFDHDLIVGSVSFWETLEFCYWLDVCNYDGWYLMDVFPYRENGVKALECSVNNTINFIKLAKELRSSNLEHCLQKRDIVSVLSILNERILK
- a CDS encoding aminotransferase class III-fold pyridoxal phosphate-dependent enzyme, yielding MEKLLAEIYSMDESTIKKYEKHLMLGGGTRGIPVIKKGKGVRVYDVDNKSYIDCTSQSWAMYLGHANQEMNEILCEHLKNMSHIHQGVHTPVRYYLANLLSEIAPPGLNRVSFTVGGGPAIEAAMKICMKNTETSRDFLCLYDSYHGSTLGSLGATWMSTRSAGNLIGGSRFLSLTKPFIRVPNPNCYRCFLGLRRPTCGLACAKILELTIQKGVSGNVAGFILEPIQASGGQVILPVEYLQEVRRICDKYNIPLIFDEIQTYCRIGEFFAADYFGVTPDIIVLGKGLGGGLPLAAIIISDKLKGFQQDGEELHTFANNSLSQMGAIKLIKMMQNGILENTRKMGNYLREGLELLQKDFPQIGDIRQAGLHIGIEFVKDNETLLPAVEEAAEIRKEMMNRGVILGMAGPCKQVLKIKPPLIINRTECDEVLNALTDTLKKVFCK
- a CDS encoding amidohydrolase family protein; amino-acid sequence: MNKITIVDGHLHLGCDPYNFVPKKDIQQLLLCMKTYGIKRAYSCHYKWLLCRFKEGYESSISAYQESGGKIPYFGVYTPTDIQASLEYLDKSLKSGGLIGIKIHPSFHKTYADDPKYLPVWNYAKEYQLPILSHTWSLTDNPEQKFSLPSLFTKYLENYQEVFFVMGHSGGRGNGRKDAVELAKRFENVYLDIAGDIFCYNLIPELVGSVGVEKIIFGTDWPWFDPASYLPRIILSSVTDEQKEKILGLNALKVYEPNLF